In Kineococcus sp. NBC_00420, a single genomic region encodes these proteins:
- a CDS encoding sugar phosphate isomerase/epimerase family protein — MDPARLSLNQITVNSLGLPETLDACVHHDVGAVALWRDKIAAVGLDRAVGLVADSGVHVSSVCRGGMFTTGDPADVRADNRAAVDEAAALGADALVLVCGPLTDRDLAAARGRVRDGIADLLPYARDRGVPLAIEPLHPMMIAERSVVVTLRQALDLCDDLGDGVGVVVDAYHVWWDPDLDAQLARAHGRVRGYHVSDWLPRTTDLLLDRGMMGDGVIDLPRLSGLVAAAGYDGPVEVEILSSRWWAEDPDDVVRTARKRFEEFV, encoded by the coding sequence ATGGACCCCGCGCGGCTCAGCCTGAACCAGATCACCGTGAACTCCCTCGGCCTGCCCGAGACCCTCGACGCCTGCGTCCACCACGACGTCGGCGCCGTGGCGCTCTGGCGCGACAAGATCGCCGCCGTCGGCCTCGACCGGGCCGTGGGACTCGTCGCCGACTCCGGGGTCCACGTCAGTTCCGTCTGCCGCGGGGGGATGTTCACCACCGGTGACCCCGCCGACGTCCGGGCCGACAACCGCGCCGCCGTGGACGAGGCGGCGGCGCTGGGCGCGGACGCCCTCGTCCTGGTCTGCGGTCCGCTGACCGACCGCGACCTCGCCGCCGCGCGGGGCCGGGTGCGCGACGGCATCGCCGACCTGCTGCCGTACGCCCGCGACCGGGGCGTCCCCCTGGCCATCGAACCGTTGCACCCCATGATGATCGCCGAACGCTCGGTCGTCGTGACGCTGCGCCAGGCCCTCGACCTCTGCGACGACCTCGGTGACGGGGTGGGGGTCGTGGTCGACGCGTACCACGTCTGGTGGGACCCGGACCTCGACGCGCAGCTCGCGCGGGCCCACGGTCGCGTCCGGGGCTACCACGTCTCGGACTGGCTGCCGCGGACCACCGACCTGCTGCTGGACCGCGGGATGATGGGGGACGGTGTGATCGACCTGCCGCGGCTGTCGGGACTGGTCGCCGCGGCCGGCTACGACGGACCCGTGGAGGTGGAGATCCTCTCCTCCCGCTGGTGGGCCGAGGACCCCGACGACGTCGTCCGCACGGCCCGCAAGCGGTTCGAGGAGTTCGTCTGA
- a CDS encoding DUF1810 domain-containing protein — protein MDLERFVAASDTTHDRALAELRAGRKTSHWMWWEFPQLRLGSSPTSVEFALSGREEARAYLTHPVLGARLRENCQALLDGAADDARAVFGPVDEVKLRSSLTLFAACSDEDLFGRVLTKFYGGETDPATERLLGSAG, from the coding sequence GTGGACCTCGAACGCTTCGTCGCCGCCTCCGACACCACCCACGACCGGGCCCTCGCGGAACTGCGGGCCGGGCGCAAGACCTCGCACTGGATGTGGTGGGAGTTCCCGCAGCTGCGGCTGGGGAGTTCCCCGACCTCGGTGGAGTTCGCGCTCTCGGGCCGGGAGGAGGCCCGCGCCTACCTCACCCACCCGGTGCTCGGGGCGAGGCTGCGGGAGAACTGCCAGGCCCTGCTCGACGGTGCGGCCGACGACGCCCGCGCGGTCTTCGGGCCGGTCGACGAGGTGAAGCTGCGCAGTTCCCTGACCCTCTTCGCCGCCTGCTCCGACGAGGACCTGTTCGGCCGGGTCCTGACGAAGTTCTACGGGGGCGAGACCGACCCCGCGACCGAGCGGTTGCTGGGCTCCGCCGGCTGA
- the serC gene encoding phosphoserine transaminase, translated as MNLDDPALRIPSELLPGDGRFGSGPSKVRAGQVAALVAAGPGVLGTSHRQEPVKSLVRRVRSGLAELFALPDGYEVVLGNGGSTAFWDVAALCLVRERSQHLVLGEFSSKFAAAVAAAPFLAEPVVVRGEPGTLPRLGEVADGVDVLAWPHNETSTGVMAPVLRPEGPTPAQGGPLVVVDATSGAGGLAVDVSQTDAYYFAPQKSFASDGGLWIALLSPAALDRVHETGASGRWTPASLDLQIAVENSRKDQTYNTPAVATLVMLADQVEWMLAQGGLAWAAGRSAESAGIVYDWAGSREWAQPFVTEPAARSNVVATIDLDASIDANAVQEVLRSNGIVDVFPYRSLGRNQLRIGMFPAVDPEDVRALTRCVDHVVPVLRTGSPA; from the coding sequence GTGAACCTGGACGACCCCGCGCTGCGCATCCCCTCCGAGCTGCTCCCCGGCGACGGCCGCTTCGGCTCCGGGCCCTCCAAGGTGCGGGCCGGGCAGGTGGCCGCCCTCGTCGCCGCCGGCCCGGGGGTCCTCGGGACCTCCCACCGCCAGGAGCCGGTGAAGTCGCTGGTGCGCCGGGTGCGCAGCGGTCTGGCGGAGCTGTTCGCGCTGCCCGACGGCTACGAGGTCGTCCTCGGCAACGGCGGCAGCACCGCGTTCTGGGACGTCGCGGCCCTGTGCCTGGTCCGGGAGCGTTCCCAGCACCTGGTGCTGGGGGAGTTCTCCTCGAAGTTCGCCGCGGCGGTCGCGGCCGCGCCCTTCCTCGCCGAGCCCGTCGTCGTGCGCGGTGAACCGGGGACCCTGCCCCGGCTGGGGGAGGTCGCCGACGGCGTCGACGTGCTCGCCTGGCCGCACAACGAGACCTCCACCGGGGTGATGGCCCCCGTGCTGCGCCCCGAGGGCCCGACCCCCGCGCAGGGTGGTCCGCTCGTCGTCGTCGACGCGACCTCCGGGGCCGGTGGCCTCGCCGTCGACGTCTCGCAGACCGACGCGTACTACTTCGCGCCGCAGAAGTCCTTCGCCTCCGACGGTGGGCTCTGGATCGCGCTGCTCTCGCCCGCCGCGCTGGACCGCGTCCACGAGACCGGTGCGTCGGGGCGCTGGACCCCCGCGTCGCTGGACCTGCAGATCGCGGTCGAGAACTCGCGCAAGGACCAGACCTACAACACCCCCGCGGTCGCGACGCTGGTGATGCTCGCCGACCAGGTCGAGTGGATGCTCGCGCAGGGCGGACTGGCGTGGGCAGCGGGACGGTCCGCGGAATCGGCGGGGATCGTCTACGACTGGGCGGGTTCCCGGGAGTGGGCGCAGCCCTTCGTGACCGAGCCGGCGGCGCGCAGCAACGTCGTCGCGACGATCGACCTGGACGCCTCGATCGACGCGAACGCCGTGCAGGAAGTGCTGCGCAGCAACGGGATCGTCGACGTCTTCCCCTACCGGAGCCTGGGGCGCAACCAGCTGCGGATCGGGATGTTCCCGGCGGTCGACCCCGAGGACGTGCGCGCCCTGACGCGGTGCGTGGACCACGTCGTGCCGGTGCTGAGGACAGGCAGTCCTGCCTAG
- a CDS encoding DUF1540 domain-containing protein, which yields MATVNLDLTPIHQCSASGCTFNADVSCHAPTITVGDHGANHCGTFLGIPAKHGSTAEGHVGACQLSDCSHNSDLSCTAATIEVGTEASGATKCLTYASV from the coding sequence ATGGCGACCGTGAACCTGGACCTGACCCCGATCCACCAGTGCTCCGCCAGCGGCTGCACGTTCAACGCTGACGTCTCCTGCCACGCCCCGACGATCACCGTGGGCGACCACGGCGCGAACCACTGCGGGACCTTCCTCGGCATCCCGGCCAAGCACGGTTCGACGGCCGAGGGCCACGTCGGGGCGTGCCAGCTGAGCGACTGCTCGCACAACTCCGACCTCAGCTGCACCGCCGCGACCATCGAGGTGGGTACCGAGGCCTCCGGCGCGACGAAGTGCCTCACCTACGCGAGCGTCTGA
- a CDS encoding class I SAM-dependent methyltransferase, with product MPTELTSALADVRALLLDTEQLARAVAAGRRKGLEPPAAERVEVRPVQLKNGPHLQFTARTGPVVSTRNVAVADAGAAVDELLSQPYGNLHVETADEVVQVRVTKKGDAQVHRAPARQAAGPQQHDRSKQRLVDPDDPLFRVLGAGGDKRRQVEAFVRQLAPLTPAVVERSGPVLRAVDLGCGNAYLTFAAHRWLSGQAQAGGRALVTVGVDVREDVVATGRKAAADAGLPGLEFAIGSIEGATPFDDATPDVVMALHACDTATDEALARAVRWEAPLVLAAPCCHRDVQRQIAGHASPLVRHAILRERFADVLTDTLRSIVLQLLGYRVEVVEFIDSAHTPRNAMIRAVRAGRPQGSRLAELLDEFDALTGAWGVEPALARMLAPELAGVRQTLA from the coding sequence GTGCCCACCGAGCTCACCTCCGCCCTCGCCGACGTCCGCGCTCTGCTGCTCGACACCGAGCAGCTCGCCCGGGCCGTCGCGGCAGGGCGTCGCAAGGGGCTGGAACCACCGGCGGCGGAGCGGGTCGAGGTCCGGCCGGTGCAGCTGAAGAACGGGCCGCACCTGCAGTTCACGGCCCGCACCGGTCCCGTGGTGAGCACCCGCAACGTCGCGGTGGCCGACGCGGGGGCGGCCGTCGACGAACTCCTCTCCCAGCCCTACGGCAACCTGCACGTGGAGACGGCGGACGAGGTCGTCCAGGTCCGGGTCACCAAGAAGGGCGACGCCCAGGTGCACCGCGCCCCGGCCCGGCAGGCCGCGGGACCGCAGCAGCACGACCGGAGCAAGCAGCGCCTCGTCGACCCCGACGACCCGCTGTTCCGCGTCCTCGGCGCCGGCGGCGACAAGCGCCGGCAGGTGGAGGCCTTCGTCCGCCAGCTCGCGCCGCTCACCCCCGCGGTGGTCGAGCGGTCCGGCCCGGTGCTGCGCGCGGTGGACCTCGGCTGCGGCAACGCCTACCTGACCTTCGCCGCGCACCGCTGGCTCAGCGGACAGGCGCAGGCGGGCGGGCGGGCGCTCGTCACGGTCGGGGTCGACGTCCGCGAGGACGTCGTGGCGACGGGCCGCAAGGCGGCCGCCGACGCGGGGCTGCCGGGACTGGAGTTCGCGATCGGGTCGATCGAGGGCGCCACCCCGTTCGACGACGCGACCCCCGACGTCGTGATGGCCCTGCACGCCTGCGACACCGCGACCGACGAGGCCCTGGCCCGCGCCGTGCGCTGGGAGGCTCCCCTGGTGCTGGCCGCGCCGTGCTGCCACCGCGACGTGCAGCGTCAGATCGCCGGCCACGCGTCACCGCTGGTGCGGCACGCGATCCTGCGCGAACGCTTCGCCGACGTGCTCACCGACACCCTGCGCAGCATCGTGCTGCAGCTGCTCGGCTACCGCGTCGAGGTCGTCGAGTTCATCGACTCCGCGCACACCCCGCGCAACGCGATGATCCGCGCGGTGCGCGCCGGCCGTCCGCAGGGTTCACGACTGGCCGAGCTGCTGGACGAGTTCGACGCGCTGACCGGCGCCTGGGGCGTGGAACCCGCCCTGGCCCGGATGCTGGCCCCGGAACTCGCGGGAGTCCGTCAGACGCTCGCGTAG
- a CDS encoding MFS transporter: MNQTFRSLRHRDYRLWAGGAVISNTGTWMQRVAQDWLVIQVLTHGSGTAGGITTGLQFGPILVLAPIAGTIADRFPQRRTLMLTQAAMGFLGLVMAALVLSGRAELWHVYVLAVLLGCVSAIDGPVRQTFVSQLVPREDLPNAIGLNSASFNSARLIGPALAGVLIAWIGTGPVFLLNALSFIAPMFMLHLMRPAHPVPRERPAKGTGGMKEGLAYVRARPDLLAIFALVGVIGTFGLNFQLTSALMTSVKFHTDSAGFGLAGTVLAVGSLAGALVAARRERPRYRLVIGAAFLFGVLASVAALMPTYALYLLVLPFMGLASLTLMTSANATVQMSTEPRMRGRVMAMYMSLMQGGTVIGGPVVGWMGTRYGPSWSILVGSIPSMLIAIAVGIYLLRRARVRVSYSLKNTPHLRVVPIDAGTRDAAAA, translated from the coding sequence GTGAACCAGACCTTCCGCTCCCTGCGGCACCGCGACTACCGGCTGTGGGCCGGTGGCGCCGTCATCTCCAACACCGGCACCTGGATGCAGCGCGTCGCCCAGGACTGGCTCGTCATCCAGGTCCTCACCCATGGGTCGGGCACCGCGGGCGGGATCACCACGGGCCTGCAGTTCGGTCCGATCCTGGTGCTCGCGCCCATCGCGGGGACCATCGCCGACCGCTTCCCGCAGCGCCGCACGCTGATGCTGACGCAGGCCGCGATGGGCTTCCTCGGACTCGTCATGGCCGCCCTCGTGCTGTCCGGACGGGCCGAGCTCTGGCACGTCTACGTCCTGGCCGTGCTCCTCGGCTGCGTCTCCGCGATCGACGGGCCGGTGCGCCAGACCTTCGTCAGCCAGCTCGTCCCGCGCGAGGACCTGCCGAACGCGATCGGCCTGAACTCCGCCTCGTTCAACTCCGCCCGGCTGATCGGCCCCGCCCTCGCGGGCGTCCTGATCGCCTGGATCGGGACGGGTCCGGTGTTCCTCCTCAACGCGCTGTCCTTCATCGCCCCGATGTTCATGCTGCACCTGATGCGCCCCGCCCACCCCGTCCCGCGGGAGCGGCCCGCCAAGGGGACGGGAGGCATGAAGGAGGGGCTGGCCTACGTCCGCGCCCGTCCCGACCTGCTGGCGATCTTCGCCCTCGTCGGGGTCATCGGGACGTTCGGGCTGAACTTCCAGCTGACCAGCGCGCTGATGACGAGCGTGAAGTTCCACACCGACTCCGCCGGGTTCGGCCTCGCGGGGACGGTGCTGGCGGTCGGCTCGCTGGCCGGCGCCCTCGTCGCCGCACGCCGAGAACGTCCCCGCTACCGGCTGGTGATCGGGGCCGCGTTCCTGTTCGGGGTGCTCGCCTCGGTGGCCGCCCTGATGCCGACCTACGCGCTCTACCTGCTCGTGCTGCCGTTCATGGGCCTGGCCTCGCTCACCCTCATGACCTCCGCCAACGCGACCGTGCAGATGAGCACCGAACCCCGCATGCGGGGTCGCGTGATGGCGATGTACATGTCGCTCATGCAGGGCGGCACCGTGATCGGCGGCCCCGTCGTCGGCTGGATGGGCACGCGCTACGGACCGTCGTGGTCGATCCTCGTCGGCTCGATCCCCTCGATGCTCATCGCGATCGCCGTCGGGATCTACCTGCTGCGCCGTGCCAGGGTCCGGGTCAGCTACTCCCTGAAGAACACCCCGCACCTGCGGGTCGTCCCGATCGACGCCGGCACCCGCGACGCCGCCGCGGCCTGA
- a CDS encoding MarR family winged helix-turn-helix transcriptional regulator has translation MPAARTDPNPTALDQLAVDLRVSLLRTARRLRAQKSVDELSDAQFSVLAHLFTQGPRTPGELAEAEHVRPPSMTRTIAGLVEQGLVTRTDHPDDGRQVLISVTDRGREVVEETRARRAAWLSRRLESLTEAERATLAEAARILRTVISE, from the coding sequence GTGCCTGCCGCCCGTACCGATCCGAATCCCACCGCCCTCGACCAGCTCGCCGTGGACCTCCGCGTCTCGCTGCTGCGGACGGCCCGGCGGTTGCGGGCGCAGAAGAGCGTCGACGAACTCTCCGACGCGCAGTTCTCGGTGCTGGCGCACCTGTTCACCCAGGGACCGCGCACGCCCGGGGAACTCGCCGAGGCCGAGCACGTGCGGCCCCCGTCGATGACCCGCACGATCGCCGGTCTCGTCGAGCAGGGTCTGGTCACCCGCACCGACCACCCCGACGACGGTCGCCAGGTCCTGATCTCGGTCACGGACCGCGGCCGCGAGGTGGTCGAGGAGACGCGGGCCCGGCGCGCGGCCTGGCTGAGCCGGCGGCTCGAGAGCCTGACCGAGGCGGAACGCGCCACCCTCGCCGAGGCCGCCCGCATCCTGCGCACGGTGATCAGCGAGTGA
- a CDS encoding putative bifunctional diguanylate cyclase/phosphodiesterase, whose translation MSGSPAASATRRARRALERAAAAVAEQQAHDDGSVHVDLDEESDLVVRTTVTTHLSAGAALLRAQRRFAESRDLASLAEELVSEVHRCGHQRVLLLETVARSRHRELEVLAARGDILLVQGRRITGSDLTRMSPSAVVELVPGHPLAPRLAVWGVADTTTPTLEVLAAAGGASWRALVATADAQRADRESTSAQLLLSGALRLAGLGSWSWDPVTGVLRLDDRLREMLGRSASDPDPDLETWRAGVHPDDRGPFTGVEDPAAHAGTSAPYPFRVRSTDGTERTFLGMSVPLATTSSSVVQGLVLDVSAGEKSTGELVRLAQCDSLTGLANRSVMDIRLAEALEKATAVDAVALVLLDLDRFKLVNDTLGHQIGDALLRQVAVRLEDAAPPGATLARLGGDEFVVMVPGITRPEAASIMARDLLRRLRSPMLLPGLPEPFVCTSSAGIAVGHQGTADDLFRSADMALYRAKDGGRDRVAVYDSAMREQAQARRDAEHRVRRALRTDGLRVVWQPIVDLRDNRKLVAAEALVRLEDPVEGLLEPKHFVDTAEDTGLIVDVDTWVLGEALRQLREWRRADVDLQVSFNVSGKTLEHPAFAHRLAHSVESTGAAGTSLLCEVTERTLIDLSSTTRASLGELRSMGARVGLDDFGTGYSSLSYLDRFPLSFLKIDMSFVRPLGTSDRAEAVVRALISLAHAHGMVVTAEGVETELQATMLQEMGCDRGQGYLFGRPVDASLLPVGILGA comes from the coding sequence GTGAGTGGATCCCCGGCGGCCTCGGCCACCCGCAGAGCACGACGGGCCCTGGAACGTGCCGCAGCAGCCGTCGCCGAGCAGCAGGCGCACGACGACGGCTCCGTCCACGTCGACCTCGACGAGGAGTCCGACCTGGTCGTGCGGACGACGGTCACGACCCACCTCAGCGCCGGTGCCGCCCTGCTGCGCGCCCAGCGCCGCTTCGCGGAGTCGCGCGACCTTGCCTCCCTGGCCGAGGAGCTCGTCTCCGAGGTCCACCGCTGCGGCCACCAGCGCGTCCTGCTGCTGGAGACCGTCGCCCGCTCCCGCCACCGCGAACTCGAGGTGCTGGCCGCGCGGGGGGACATCCTGCTCGTCCAGGGCCGCCGGATCACCGGCAGTGACCTCACCCGGATGTCACCGTCCGCGGTCGTCGAACTCGTCCCCGGTCACCCGCTGGCCCCGCGCCTCGCGGTCTGGGGGGTCGCCGACACCACCACGCCCACGCTCGAGGTGCTCGCCGCCGCCGGCGGGGCCTCTTGGCGGGCCCTCGTCGCCACCGCCGACGCCCAGCGCGCCGACCGCGAGTCCACCAGCGCGCAGTTGCTGCTGTCCGGAGCGCTGCGCCTCGCCGGGCTCGGCTCCTGGTCGTGGGACCCCGTGACGGGTGTCCTCCGCCTCGACGACCGGTTGCGGGAGATGCTGGGACGCAGCGCCTCCGACCCGGACCCCGACCTCGAGACCTGGCGGGCCGGCGTCCACCCCGACGACCGCGGCCCCTTCACCGGGGTCGAGGACCCCGCCGCCCACGCCGGGACCTCCGCGCCCTATCCCTTCCGCGTCCGCTCCACCGACGGCACCGAACGCACGTTCCTCGGGATGAGCGTCCCCCTGGCCACGACGAGTTCCAGCGTCGTGCAGGGTCTCGTCCTGGACGTCTCGGCCGGGGAGAAGTCGACCGGGGAACTCGTCCGGCTCGCCCAGTGCGACTCCCTCACGGGCCTGGCGAACCGCTCCGTCATGGACATCCGCCTCGCCGAGGCCCTCGAGAAGGCGACCGCCGTCGACGCCGTCGCCCTCGTCCTGCTCGACCTCGACCGCTTCAAGCTCGTCAACGACACCCTCGGCCACCAGATCGGCGACGCCCTGCTGCGCCAGGTCGCCGTGCGCCTCGAGGACGCCGCCCCGCCCGGGGCGACCCTGGCCCGCCTCGGGGGTGACGAGTTCGTCGTGATGGTCCCGGGGATCACCCGTCCCGAGGCCGCCTCGATCATGGCCCGCGACCTGCTCCGCCGACTCCGCTCGCCCATGCTGCTGCCCGGGTTGCCGGAACCCTTCGTGTGCACCTCCAGCGCCGGGATCGCCGTCGGGCACCAGGGCACCGCCGACGACCTGTTCCGCAGCGCGGACATGGCGCTCTACCGCGCCAAGGACGGCGGCCGGGACCGCGTCGCCGTCTACGACTCCGCCATGCGGGAGCAGGCGCAGGCCCGCCGCGACGCCGAGCACCGCGTCCGCCGGGCCCTGCGCACCGACGGGCTGCGGGTCGTCTGGCAACCCATCGTCGACCTGCGCGACAACCGCAAGCTCGTCGCCGCCGAGGCCCTCGTCCGCCTCGAGGACCCGGTCGAGGGACTGCTGGAACCCAAGCACTTCGTCGACACCGCCGAGGACACCGGCCTCATCGTCGACGTCGACACCTGGGTCCTCGGCGAGGCGCTGCGGCAGCTGCGGGAGTGGCGTCGCGCCGACGTCGACCTCCAGGTCTCCTTCAACGTCTCCGGCAAGACCCTCGAGCACCCCGCGTTCGCGCACCGCCTCGCCCACAGCGTCGAGTCCACCGGTGCCGCCGGTACGTCCCTGCTCTGCGAGGTCACCGAGCGGACCCTCATCGACCTCTCCAGCACGACCCGGGCCAGCCTCGGGGAACTGCGCAGCATGGGCGCGCGCGTCGGCCTCGACGACTTCGGCACGGGGTACTCCTCGCTGTCCTACCTGGACCGGTTCCCGCTCAGCTTCCTCAAGATCGACATGAGCTTCGTCCGACCGCTGGGGACCTCCGACCGCGCCGAGGCCGTCGTCCGGGCGCTCATCAGCCTCGCCCACGCCCACGGCATGGTCGTCACGGCCGAAGGCGTGGAGACCGAGCTCCAGGCGACCATGCTGCAGGAGATGGGGTGCGATCGAGGTCAGGGCTACCTCTTCGGGCGGCCCGTGGACGCCTCGCTGCTACCGGTGGGGATCCTCGGCGCGTAG
- a CDS encoding aminotransferase-like domain-containing protein produces MTTRSIPPVPVSSRLAGVRSSPVRDLLALVGDEDVISFAGGLPAAELFDVDGLRESFVRALSGPAARRNLQYAATEGDPELRDLVAARLTRRGVPTGPDDLLVTTGSQQALTLLTTALLEPGSVVAVEEPSYLAALQTFSLGGARVVGVASDEDGAIPESVEEVFREHRPSVLYLVPNFANPTGRTLSGPRRARIAELAAEHGTWVVEDDPYGELRYSGEHVAALAADPLLADRCVHLGSFSKIGAPGLRLGWARIPRALRPAVVVAKQAADLQTSTIDQAAAADYLARTDLDAHVARVVTAYRERRDALLAVLTTELPAGSSWSRPDGGMFTWVRLPDPDGSLDTAALLPAALAAGVAFVPGASFFAGAPDRATLRMSFTTHAPDRIAAGVARLGAVLRAEDPHR; encoded by the coding sequence GTGACCACACGCTCGATCCCGCCCGTCCCGGTCAGTTCCCGACTGGCCGGGGTGCGTTCCTCCCCCGTCCGCGACCTGCTGGCCCTGGTCGGCGACGAGGACGTCATCTCCTTCGCCGGCGGTCTGCCCGCGGCGGAACTCTTCGACGTCGACGGCCTGCGGGAGTCCTTCGTCCGTGCGCTGTCCGGTCCGGCGGCACGGCGGAACCTGCAGTACGCGGCCACCGAGGGTGACCCGGAGCTGCGGGACCTCGTCGCCGCCCGGCTGACCCGCCGGGGGGTGCCCACCGGTCCCGACGACCTGCTGGTCACGACGGGTTCGCAGCAGGCCCTCACGTTGCTCACGACCGCCCTGCTGGAACCCGGTAGCGTCGTCGCCGTCGAGGAACCGAGCTACCTCGCTGCGCTGCAGACGTTCTCGCTGGGCGGAGCCCGCGTCGTGGGCGTCGCCTCCGACGAGGACGGTGCGATCCCGGAGTCGGTGGAGGAGGTCTTCCGGGAGCACCGCCCGAGCGTCCTGTACCTCGTCCCCAACTTCGCGAACCCGACCGGCCGGACCCTGTCGGGGCCGCGCCGGGCCCGGATCGCGGAACTGGCCGCGGAGCACGGGACGTGGGTCGTCGAGGACGACCCCTACGGCGAACTCCGCTACTCCGGTGAGCACGTGGCCGCGTTGGCCGCCGACCCCCTGCTGGCGGACCGGTGCGTGCACCTGGGCAGCTTCTCCAAGATCGGGGCGCCGGGGTTGCGCCTGGGCTGGGCCCGGATCCCCCGGGCGTTGCGCCCGGCGGTCGTCGTCGCGAAGCAGGCGGCCGACCTGCAGACCTCCACCATCGACCAGGCCGCCGCCGCGGACTACCTGGCCCGCACCGACCTCGACGCCCACGTCGCCCGGGTCGTCACCGCCTACCGCGAGCGCCGCGACGCCCTGCTGGCCGTGCTCACGACGGAACTCCCGGCCGGGAGTTCCTGGTCGCGCCCGGACGGCGGGATGTTCACCTGGGTCCGCCTCCCGGACCCCGACGGGAGCCTGGACACGGCGGCGCTGCTGCCCGCGGCGCTGGCGGCAGGGGTGGCGTTCGTGCCGGGGGCCTCGTTCTTCGCGGGGGCGCCCGACCGGGCGACGCTGCGGATGTCGTTCACGACCCACGCGCCGGACCGGATCGCCGCGGGGGTCGCCCGGCTGGGGGCGGTGCTACGCGCCGAGGATCCCCACCGGTAG
- a CDS encoding SDR family NAD(P)-dependent oxidoreductase, translating to MALAPQTSGPTTQRTALVTGASSGIGAATVRALAAAGFSTIAAARRVDRLEELAAEVGGRAVALDVTDAASVAAMAAQVGDVDVVVHSAGGAFGSDTVENGDPEGWKAMYDINVVGVLRVHQALLDGMRRGGNGHVVVLGSIAGFEVYPGGGGYTAVKHGVNALCRTMRQELLGDPVRVTEIAPGMVETEFSLVRLGSQEAADKVYDGLTPLSADDVADVIAFAVTRPPHVDLDKIVMRPVQQADAAHVLRR from the coding sequence ATGGCGCTTGCACCGCAGACCTCGGGACCCACCACCCAGCGAACCGCCCTCGTGACGGGAGCCAGCAGCGGCATCGGCGCCGCCACCGTGCGCGCGCTGGCGGCCGCCGGGTTCTCGACCATCGCCGCCGCCCGTCGCGTGGACCGCCTCGAGGAACTGGCCGCCGAGGTCGGCGGCCGCGCCGTCGCCCTCGACGTGACCGACGCGGCGTCGGTGGCCGCGATGGCCGCGCAGGTCGGCGACGTGGACGTCGTCGTGCACTCCGCCGGGGGCGCCTTCGGTTCCGACACGGTCGAGAACGGTGACCCCGAGGGCTGGAAGGCCATGTACGACATCAACGTCGTCGGGGTCCTGCGCGTCCACCAGGCCCTGCTGGACGGGATGCGCCGCGGCGGCAACGGCCACGTCGTCGTCCTGGGTTCCATCGCCGGGTTCGAGGTCTACCCCGGCGGCGGCGGCTACACGGCGGTGAAGCACGGGGTGAACGCCTTGTGCCGCACCATGCGCCAGGAACTGCTGGGCGACCCCGTCCGCGTCACCGAGATCGCCCCGGGCATGGTCGAGACGGAGTTCTCGCTGGTCCGCCTCGGCAGCCAGGAGGCGGCCGACAAGGTCTACGACGGGCTCACCCCGCTGAGCGCGGACGACGTCGCCGACGTCATCGCCTTCGCCGTCACCCGCCCGCCGCACGTCGACCTGGACAAGATCGTCATGCGCCCGGTCCAGCAGGCCGACGCCGCCCACGTGCTCCGCCGGTAG
- a CDS encoding DUF2530 domain-containing protein has translation MPLFLPPSKAKPPPPPLRTDDRRAVLVGLGVWAVLLVVALAVPEVRGTGEGRWLGSCVAGLLLGVVGLAFLHRRDKRTPPPSA, from the coding sequence GTGCCCTTGTTCCTCCCGCCGTCCAAGGCGAAACCGCCGCCCCCGCCGCTGCGCACCGACGACCGTCGGGCCGTGCTCGTCGGACTCGGGGTGTGGGCGGTCCTGCTCGTCGTCGCCCTCGCGGTCCCCGAGGTCCGCGGCACGGGCGAGGGACGCTGGCTCGGCTCGTGCGTGGCGGGTCTGCTGCTCGGCGTCGTCGGCCTGGCCTTCCTGCACCGCCGCGACAAGCGGACCCCGCCCCCGTCGGCCTGA